A window of Roseovarius sp. THAF27 contains these coding sequences:
- a CDS encoding PQQ-like beta-propeller repeat protein, with the protein MAVKTLAGVIGLSALCLVAACAKKENILTGERQEISDILQTEPGDSALAPQAVSGAVPPLALPAARSNASWAQSISNARTRVAHPALRGTPQLAWTANIGQGDSRKSRITADPVVGGGRVYTLDSRAQVTAVSTSGQVIWTRDLVPANDGAIDGSGGGLAYDNGQLFVSSGFGLLTAIDAATGQVQWQQNLRATGSGSPTVAGDLVYAVAGDELAWALDRTDGRIAWQLEATSDIRNVLGAPSPAVSDKYVVFGFGSGEVQGAFLKGGLRRWTTQIAGKRRGYSSGIIEDVTGEPVIEGNTIFAGNHSGRTVALNLGNGERLWTAADGPLYRVWPAGDSIFMVSDRNELLRLAQSDGRRLWSVKLPFFTKSKPKKQARIFAHHGPIIAGGRLIIASSDGLMRFFDPTNGASLGQVQMPGGATTNPVVAGNTLYVVSSKGQLMAFR; encoded by the coding sequence ATGGCGGTGAAGACGTTAGCGGGAGTGATTGGCCTGAGTGCGCTGTGCCTTGTTGCGGCCTGTGCGAAAAAGGAAAACATCCTGACCGGCGAGCGCCAGGAGATCAGCGACATTCTGCAGACCGAGCCGGGTGACTCGGCGCTGGCGCCGCAGGCGGTCTCGGGCGCGGTACCGCCGCTGGCGCTGCCGGCGGCACGCAGCAACGCCAGCTGGGCCCAGAGCATTTCCAATGCCCGCACGCGGGTGGCGCATCCGGCGCTGCGCGGCACGCCGCAGCTGGCCTGGACGGCGAATATCGGGCAGGGCGACAGCCGCAAGTCGCGGATCACCGCCGATCCGGTGGTCGGGGGCGGTCGTGTCTACACGCTGGATTCCCGCGCCCAGGTGACGGCGGTCAGCACTTCGGGCCAAGTGATCTGGACCCGCGACCTGGTGCCCGCGAATGACGGTGCCATCGACGGCAGCGGCGGCGGTCTGGCCTATGACAACGGACAGCTGTTCGTGTCGTCGGGCTTTGGCCTTTTGACGGCGATCGACGCCGCCACCGGGCAGGTCCAGTGGCAACAGAACCTGCGGGCCACCGGATCGGGCAGCCCGACCGTGGCCGGGGACCTTGTCTATGCCGTCGCGGGCGACGAGCTGGCCTGGGCGCTGGATCGCACGGACGGGCGCATCGCGTGGCAGCTGGAGGCGACTTCGGACATCCGCAACGTGCTGGGCGCGCCGTCGCCCGCCGTTTCGGACAAGTACGTGGTCTTCGGCTTTGGCTCGGGCGAGGTGCAAGGCGCGTTCCTGAAGGGCGGCCTGCGCCGCTGGACCACGCAGATCGCGGGCAAGCGGCGGGGCTATTCCTCGGGGATCATCGAGGATGTGACCGGCGAGCCCGTGATCGAGGGGAACACGATCTTTGCCGGCAACCACAGCGGACGGACCGTGGCGCTGAACCTTGGCAATGGCGAGCGGCTGTGGACCGCAGCAGACGGGCCGCTTTATCGGGTGTGGCCCGCGGGCGACTCGATCTTCATGGTGTCGGACCGCAACGAGCTTCTGCGGCTGGCGCAATCCGACGGGCGGCGCCTGTGGAGCGTGAAGCTGCCGTTCTTCACCAAGTCGAAGCCCAAGAAACAGGCGCGGATCTTTGCCCATCACGGGCCGATCATCGCCGGGGGCCGGCTGATCATCGCGTCGAGCGACGGGCTGATGCGGTTCTTCGACCCGACCAATGGCGCATCTCTGGGACAGGTGCAGATGCCGGGCGGGGCGACGACCAACCCGGTGGTGGCCGGAAACACGCTCTATGTCGTGTCGTCCAAGGGCCAGTTGATGGCTTTCCGTTAA
- a CDS encoding fatty acid desaturase encodes MTIRDYLRDYAQKSDGMGALSLGATFAVYGAALGLGAWAWPAWWAVLPCVVVLSFASVRLYVLQHDCGHYSLFATRWANDVAGHVLSVFSLTPYRVMQYNHNQHHAYLGNLEHRETTEVYTMTLQEWRDAGAWTRVWYRIYRNPVVMLSLGGIYAYFIAYRWPVNTMKVGPWGVVAHNIAVAAYVAAVWALLGVPGLVVLGASAVLAGVIGVFLVYLQHNFEDTYWDRKPDLDFRKATLEGSSSLDLGHWWDIGTGNIAYHDLHHYNPQIPSYNLRRAQKNLPDDLRVHDEIRWREALASFRLKLWDEESGKLVPFPRHRSPREAAVRA; translated from the coding sequence ATGACCATCCGAGACTATCTTAGGGATTATGCGCAAAAGTCCGATGGGATGGGCGCGCTGAGCCTTGGCGCGACCTTCGCCGTCTATGGCGCTGCTCTGGGCCTCGGCGCGTGGGCCTGGCCGGCCTGGTGGGCGGTGCTGCCGTGTGTCGTGGTGTTGTCCTTCGCGTCGGTGCGGCTTTACGTGTTGCAGCATGATTGCGGGCATTATTCGCTATTCGCGACGCGGTGGGCGAACGACGTGGCGGGGCATGTGCTGTCGGTGTTTTCGCTGACGCCCTACCGGGTCATGCAGTACAACCACAATCAGCACCATGCCTACCTGGGCAACCTGGAGCATCGCGAGACCACCGAGGTCTATACCATGACCTTGCAGGAATGGCGGGATGCCGGAGCCTGGACGCGGGTGTGGTACCGGATCTATCGCAACCCGGTCGTGATGCTGAGCCTGGGCGGGATCTATGCCTATTTCATCGCCTATCGCTGGCCGGTGAACACCATGAAGGTGGGCCCGTGGGGCGTGGTGGCGCACAACATCGCGGTCGCCGCCTATGTCGCGGCGGTCTGGGCGCTGCTTGGGGTGCCTGGGCTGGTGGTGCTGGGCGCAAGCGCGGTGCTGGCCGGCGTGATCGGGGTGTTCCTTGTCTACTTGCAGCATAATTTCGAGGACACCTACTGGGATCGCAAGCCGGACCTCGATTTCCGCAAGGCGACGCTGGAAGGTTCGTCGAGCCTGGACCTGGGGCATTGGTGGGATATCGGGACCGGCAACATCGCCTATCACGATCTGCACCATTACAACCCGCAGATCCCGTCCTACAACCTGCGCCGGGCGCAGAAGAACCTGCCCGACGACCTGCGCGTGCATGATGAGATCCGCTGGCGCGAGGCGCTGGCGAGTTTCCGGCTGAAACTGTGGGACGAGGAGAGCGGCAAACTGGTGCCGTTTCCGCGCCATCGCAGCCCGCGCGAGGCGGCGGTGCGGGCCTGA
- a CDS encoding DUF427 domain-containing protein has translation MAKITIHKADGTWTVRAGGAVLVESRNALVLAEEGLNDVIYFPREDIAMAFLDESDHRTTCPHKGEASYFSIVTKSKTLENAAWSYEDPKPDVARIKDHLAFYSSDDVTVEQV, from the coding sequence ATGGCAAAGATCACGATCCACAAGGCAGACGGCACATGGACGGTCCGCGCAGGCGGCGCGGTGCTGGTCGAAAGCAGGAACGCATTGGTTCTGGCCGAGGAGGGCCTGAACGACGTGATCTATTTCCCGCGCGAAGACATCGCCATGGCCTTCCTCGACGAAAGCGATCACCGCACCACCTGCCCGCACAAGGGCGAGGCCAGCTATTTCTCGATCGTCACCAAGAGCAAGACCCTGGAAAACGCCGCCTGGAGCTACGAGGACCCCAAGCCCGACGTGGCCCGGATCAAGGACCACCTCGCATTCTACTCCTCCGACGATGTCACCGTCGAACAGGTCTGA
- the der gene encoding ribosome biogenesis GTPase Der — translation MSFTLAIVGRPNVGKSTLFNRLVGKRLALVDDQPGVTRDLREGDARLADLRFTVIDTAGLEDATDDSLEGRMRKLTERAVDMADVCLFLIDARAGVTALDEMFAEILRKRADHVFVAANKSEGSAADAGVLEAYSLGLGEPIRLSAEHGEGMHDLYTALLPLADGYAERAEAEAPEVDVAVDEDGEADPEGVRKPTKARPLQVAVVGRPNAGKSTLINKVLGEDRLLTGPEAGITRDAISVRMDWDGLPMRIFDTAGMRKKAKVQEKLEKLSVSDGLRAVKFAEVVVVLLDAAIPFEQQDLRIADLAEREGRAVVVAVNKWDIEDDKQGKLRDMREAFERLLPQLRGAPLVTVSAKTGKGLDRLHAAVEKAYDVWNRRVSTARLNRWLTGVLEAHPPPAPGGRRIKLRYMTQAKTRPPGFVVMCSHPDKMPASYSRYLVNGLREDFDMPGTPIRLTLRSQSDKNPYKAKKKAGPSKLRKHIKGRGPS, via the coding sequence ATGAGTTTCACACTGGCAATCGTGGGCCGCCCAAACGTGGGCAAATCCACGCTGTTCAACCGGCTTGTGGGTAAGCGGTTGGCGCTGGTCGACGACCAGCCGGGTGTCACGCGCGACCTGCGGGAGGGGGACGCGCGGCTGGCCGACCTGCGGTTCACGGTGATCGACACCGCCGGGCTGGAGGATGCCACCGACGACAGCCTTGAAGGTCGGATGCGCAAGCTGACCGAGCGGGCGGTGGACATGGCCGATGTGTGCCTGTTCCTGATCGACGCGCGGGCCGGGGTGACGGCGCTCGATGAGATGTTCGCCGAGATCCTGCGCAAGCGGGCCGATCACGTCTTTGTCGCCGCCAACAAGTCCGAGGGTAGCGCCGCTGATGCCGGCGTGCTGGAGGCCTACAGCCTGGGGCTGGGCGAGCCGATCCGCCTGTCCGCCGAGCATGGCGAGGGGATGCACGACCTTTACACGGCGCTGTTGCCGCTGGCCGACGGGTACGCCGAGCGGGCCGAGGCGGAGGCGCCCGAGGTGGACGTGGCGGTGGACGAAGATGGCGAGGCGGACCCCGAGGGCGTGCGCAAGCCCACCAAGGCGCGCCCCCTTCAGGTGGCGGTGGTGGGGCGGCCCAACGCGGGCAAGTCGACGCTGATCAACAAGGTCCTGGGCGAGGACCGGCTGTTGACCGGGCCCGAGGCGGGGATCACGCGGGATGCGATCTCGGTCCGGATGGACTGGGACGGACTGCCGATGCGGATCTTCGACACCGCCGGGATGCGCAAAAAGGCCAAGGTGCAGGAAAAGCTGGAAAAACTGTCGGTGAGCGACGGTTTGCGGGCGGTGAAGTTCGCCGAGGTCGTGGTGGTTCTGCTGGATGCCGCCATTCCGTTCGAGCAGCAGGATCTGCGCATCGCCGACCTCGCGGAGCGCGAGGGGCGCGCGGTGGTCGTGGCGGTGAACAAGTGGGACATCGAGGACGACAAGCAGGGCAAGCTGCGCGACATGCGCGAGGCGTTCGAGCGGCTGTTGCCGCAGCTGCGCGGCGCGCCTCTGGTGACGGTCTCGGCCAAGACGGGCAAGGGGCTGGACCGGCTGCACGCCGCGGTCGAGAAGGCCTATGACGTCTGGAACCGGCGGGTCAGCACGGCGCGGCTCAACCGCTGGCTGACGGGCGTGCTGGAGGCGCATCCGCCGCCCGCGCCGGGCGGGCGTCGGATCAAGCTGCGCTACATGACCCAGGCCAAGACGCGGCCGCCGGGATTTGTGGTGATGTGCAGCCATCCCGACAAGATGCCGGCGAGCTATTCGCGCTATCTTGTCAACGGGTTGCGGGAAGACTTTGACATGCCGGGCACGCCCATTCGCCTGACTCTGCGGTCGCAATCGGACAAGAACCCCTACAAGGCCAAGAAGAAGGCCGGGCCGTCGAAGCTGCGCAAGCACATCAAGGGGCGGGGCCCTAGCTGA
- a CDS encoding efflux RND transporter periplasmic adaptor subunit has translation MRLFPIFAAILVCAAIYALVMERDSIAALFAPVEDTELAEAVAPDTDQGDDPLAETPEEREGTVGVVALRSTARTIDTAVTVRGQTEADRQVELRAETPGQIVSEPIRKGAFVEEDQTLCQIDPGTREANLAEALARLAEARSRIPEADAAVPEAAARVEESRARLVEARAVLSEAEINANAADKLSTDGFASQTRVAQTKAAVEGAKAQITSAEAALKAAESGQETAAAGIEAARSGVESAQAAVASARKEIERLTIKAPFSGLLESDTAELGSLLQAGSLCATVIQLDPIMLVGYIPETEIAKVSAGAPATARLASGGTVEGEVTFISRAADPTTRTFRVDIRVPNEDLALRDGQTAEIRIESEGVKAHLLPQSALTLDDDGALGVRIVSPDKTAQFKPVTLLRDSPTGVFVAGLEETSDVIILGQEFVADGVPVEPAFRETIQ, from the coding sequence ATGCGCCTGTTTCCCATCTTCGCCGCCATCCTGGTCTGCGCGGCCATCTACGCGCTCGTGATGGAACGCGACAGCATCGCAGCGCTCTTCGCGCCGGTCGAGGACACCGAACTGGCCGAGGCGGTCGCGCCGGACACCGATCAGGGCGACGACCCCCTGGCCGAAACCCCCGAGGAACGCGAAGGCACCGTCGGCGTCGTCGCCCTGCGCTCCACCGCGCGCACGATCGACACCGCCGTCACCGTGCGCGGCCAGACCGAGGCCGACCGCCAGGTCGAGCTGCGGGCCGAAACCCCCGGCCAGATCGTCTCGGAACCCATTCGCAAGGGTGCCTTCGTCGAAGAGGACCAGACGCTTTGCCAGATCGACCCCGGCACGCGCGAGGCCAACCTGGCCGAGGCGCTGGCCCGCCTGGCCGAGGCCCGGTCCCGCATCCCCGAGGCAGACGCCGCCGTCCCCGAGGCCGCCGCCCGCGTCGAGGAAAGCCGCGCCCGCCTGGTCGAGGCCCGCGCCGTGCTCAGCGAGGCCGAGATCAACGCCAACGCCGCCGACAAGCTCTCGACCGACGGGTTCGCCTCCCAGACCCGCGTGGCCCAGACCAAGGCCGCCGTCGAAGGCGCCAAGGCCCAGATCACCAGCGCCGAGGCCGCGCTCAAGGCCGCTGAATCGGGCCAGGAAACCGCCGCCGCGGGCATCGAGGCCGCCCGCTCGGGCGTCGAAAGCGCCCAGGCCGCCGTCGCCTCCGCCCGCAAGGAAATCGAGCGCCTGACGATCAAGGCCCCGTTCTCGGGCCTGCTGGAATCCGACACCGCCGAGCTTGGCAGCCTTCTTCAGGCCGGATCGCTCTGCGCCACCGTGATCCAGCTCGATCCGATCATGCTCGTGGGCTACATCCCCGAAACCGAAATCGCCAAGGTCAGCGCCGGCGCGCCCGCAACCGCGCGCCTCGCCTCGGGCGGCACGGTCGAGGGCGAGGTCACCTTCATCTCCCGCGCCGCCGACCCCACCACCCGCACCTTCCGTGTCGACATCCGCGTCCCGAACGAGGATCTCGCCCTGCGCGACGGCCAGACCGCCGAGATCCGCATCGAATCGGAGGGCGTGAAGGCGCACCTGCTGCCGCAATCGGCGCTCACGCTCGACGATGACGGCGCCCTGGGCGTGCGTATCGTCAGCCCCGACAAGACGGCACAGTTCAAACCCGTGACCCTGCTGCGCGACAGCCCCACCGGCGTCTTCGTCGCCGGCCTGGAAGAAACCTCGGACGTCATCATCCTGGGCCAGGAATTCGTCGCCGACGGCGTCCCGGTCGAACCCGCCTTCCGGGAGACCATACAATGA
- a CDS encoding efflux RND transporter permease subunit, whose amino-acid sequence MTGIVDWASQRARMVIAFIILSIVAGTTAYISLPKEGEPDIEIPALFVSVNFPGISAEDSEKLLVKPMETELSDLDGLKEMTGTAAENYAGVALEFEFGWDKTQIMADVRDAMNAAEADFPEGAEQYTINEINFSEFPIIIVSLSGPVPERTLARIAKDLQDRLEGLEPVLEAGIAGNRDEMVEVVIDPLRLEAYNVTANELLNVVQNNNQLIAAGEVDSAQGAFSVKIPSSFDDTGDIYDLPVKTNGDRVVTLGDLARINLTFEDRAGTARFNGETAIALQVVKRKGFNIIDTAALVRDTVAEAEDTWPSELQVAVQVDTSNDQSRIIASMVSQLEGSVLTAIALVMIVTLAALGIRPALLVGFAIPTSFLLCFALLAVMGVPVSNIVMFGLILAVGMLVDGAIVVVEYADKKIAEGEGPMHAYVAAAKRMFWPVVSSTATTLCAFLPMLFWPGVPGQFMMMLPVTLIFVLSASLLVALVYLPVMGGVTGRIERWFTQRIEAIATTRWYLHIALAILAVGALMLAGQAIPPLAAQAGAQFAGMDGGDILGSVIPSLLTAFGLGLGMVVAGGVALAGALTTLLCVLALFRRLSLLWDSLDTWQARKLPFPVARGLIFAAAAIGVAWGSGMGWTASIVLALIVFAAIAIRQYTRLHRAQRIDAGYRRSPFGWIIHSIAANPIMPLVAFCAIFVFVGSVLMFYINNNNGTEFFVDSEPENAIVYVRARGNLSIGQKDALVREAEEVVLEHPNVLSAFSFAGDGGLNNNTGGAAPPLDTIGQVQFELIKWEDRPTTYETWFTIPILGYDVQRRVNDPVAGGERTIDELTARLERIPGMKVEILSLEQGPASAKPVHLRLKGDNWQELQDFTARAREKFEETRGLDLVEDTLPLPGIDWQIDVDVEKAGRFGADVATVGAMVQLVTRGILLDTMRVPSSDEEIDIRVRLPAEDRVLSTLDELKVRTDDGLVPLSNFITRQPVPKLAQIDRVDQTRYFDVKAAVVDGLTVTTTGENGEETQAPLTANERIETLTAWLESADMPRSVSYEWTGDAEDQEESGAFLQQAFLGALGLMFIILLAQFNSVYNAVLVLLAVILSTTGVLIGMLVMNQPFSIIMTGTGIVALAGIVVNNNIVLIDTYQEYSRYMPRIEAITRTAEARIRPVLLTTITTMAGLAPMMFGLSLDFFAGGYTFNSPTALWWKQLATAVVFGLGIATVLTLVFTPSMLALRIWATTYVLWGAQLLAKLSFGRSSRAARDWALSRQAARVRAPEIIWTEGIPDIAAYEDDTTQPELALDDVKGVLADRKAAQSDSDDDDDTPPKDKSLRAAE is encoded by the coding sequence ATGACCGGCATCGTCGACTGGGCCTCGCAACGCGCCCGGATGGTGATCGCCTTCATCATCCTGTCGATCGTCGCGGGCACCACCGCCTACATCTCCCTGCCCAAGGAAGGCGAACCGGACATCGAGATCCCGGCCCTTTTCGTGTCGGTCAACTTCCCCGGCATCTCCGCCGAGGATTCCGAGAAGCTGCTGGTCAAGCCCATGGAAACCGAGCTGTCGGATCTCGACGGCCTCAAGGAAATGACCGGCACCGCGGCCGAAAACTATGCCGGCGTGGCGCTGGAATTCGAATTCGGCTGGGACAAGACCCAGATCATGGCCGACGTGCGCGACGCCATGAACGCCGCCGAGGCCGACTTCCCCGAAGGCGCCGAGCAATACACGATCAACGAGATCAACTTCTCTGAATTCCCCATCATCATCGTGTCGCTCTCCGGCCCGGTCCCCGAGCGCACGCTGGCCCGCATCGCCAAGGACCTGCAGGACCGGCTCGAAGGGCTGGAGCCCGTGCTCGAGGCCGGCATTGCCGGCAACCGCGACGAGATGGTCGAGGTGGTCATCGACCCCCTGCGACTCGAGGCCTACAACGTCACCGCCAACGAGCTTCTGAATGTCGTCCAGAACAACAACCAGCTGATTGCGGCAGGCGAGGTCGACAGCGCCCAGGGCGCGTTCTCGGTCAAGATCCCCTCGTCATTCGACGACACCGGCGACATCTACGACCTTCCGGTCAAGACCAATGGCGACCGCGTCGTCACGCTGGGCGATCTGGCGCGCATCAACCTGACCTTCGAGGACCGCGCCGGCACCGCCCGCTTCAACGGCGAGACGGCGATTGCCCTGCAGGTGGTCAAGCGCAAGGGCTTCAACATCATCGACACCGCAGCCCTGGTGCGCGACACCGTGGCCGAGGCCGAGGACACCTGGCCGTCCGAACTTCAGGTCGCGGTGCAGGTCGACACCTCCAACGATCAATCCCGTATCATCGCCTCGATGGTTTCGCAGCTCGAAGGCTCGGTGCTGACCGCCATCGCGCTGGTGATGATCGTCACGCTGGCCGCGCTCGGCATCCGCCCCGCCCTTCTGGTCGGCTTCGCCATCCCCACCTCTTTCCTGCTGTGCTTCGCGCTCCTGGCGGTGATGGGCGTGCCGGTCTCGAACATCGTCATGTTCGGCCTGATCCTCGCCGTGGGGATGCTGGTCGACGGCGCCATCGTCGTGGTCGAATACGCCGACAAGAAAATCGCCGAGGGCGAAGGCCCGATGCACGCCTATGTCGCCGCCGCCAAACGCATGTTCTGGCCGGTGGTCAGTTCCACCGCCACCACGCTCTGCGCCTTCCTGCCCATGCTCTTCTGGCCCGGCGTGCCGGGACAGTTCATGATGATGCTGCCCGTCACGCTCATCTTCGTGCTGTCGGCCTCGCTGCTGGTCGCGCTGGTCTACCTGCCCGTCATGGGCGGCGTCACGGGCCGCATCGAACGCTGGTTCACCCAGCGGATCGAGGCCATCGCCACCACCCGCTGGTACCTGCACATCGCGCTCGCCATACTGGCTGTCGGCGCCCTGATGCTCGCCGGACAGGCCATACCGCCGCTGGCCGCGCAAGCCGGCGCACAATTCGCCGGCATGGACGGCGGCGATATCCTCGGCTCCGTCATCCCGTCGCTTCTGACGGCCTTCGGCCTCGGGCTCGGCATGGTCGTCGCGGGCGGCGTGGCCCTCGCCGGCGCGCTCACCACGCTTCTGTGCGTACTTGCGCTCTTTCGCCGCCTGTCGCTCCTGTGGGACAGCCTCGACACCTGGCAGGCCCGCAAGCTGCCCTTCCCGGTCGCACGCGGCCTGATCTTCGCGGCGGCCGCCATCGGCGTCGCATGGGGGTCGGGCATGGGATGGACGGCGTCCATCGTCCTCGCACTCATCGTCTTCGCCGCCATCGCGATCCGGCAATACACCCGCCTGCACCGCGCCCAGCGGATCGACGCGGGCTATCGCCGCTCGCCCTTCGGCTGGATCATCCATTCCATCGCCGCCAACCCGATCATGCCGCTGGTGGCCTTCTGCGCCATCTTCGTCTTCGTCGGCTCGGTGCTGATGTTCTACATCAACAACAACAACGGCACCGAGTTCTTCGTCGACTCCGAACCCGAGAACGCCATCGTCTATGTCCGCGCCCGCGGCAACCTCTCGATCGGCCAGAAGGACGCGCTCGTGCGCGAGGCCGAGGAGGTCGTGCTGGAGCATCCCAACGTCCTCTCGGCCTTCTCCTTTGCCGGCGACGGCGGGCTGAACAACAACACCGGCGGCGCCGCCCCCCCGCTCGACACGATCGGCCAGGTCCAGTTCGAACTGATCAAGTGGGAGGACCGCCCGACCACCTACGAGACCTGGTTCACCATCCCGATCCTCGGCTACGACGTGCAGCGCCGCGTCAACGACCCCGTGGCGGGCGGCGAACGCACCATCGACGAACTGACCGCCCGGCTCGAACGGATCCCCGGCATGAAGGTCGAGATCCTGTCGCTCGAACAGGGCCCCGCCTCGGCCAAGCCCGTGCACCTGCGGCTCAAGGGCGACAACTGGCAGGAGCTTCAGGACTTCACCGCCCGCGCCCGCGAAAAGTTCGAAGAGACCCGCGGTCTGGACCTGGTCGAGGACACGCTCCCCCTGCCCGGCATCGACTGGCAGATCGACGTCGACGTGGAAAAGGCCGGCCGCTTCGGCGCCGACGTGGCCACCGTCGGCGCGATGGTCCAGCTGGTGACGCGCGGCATCCTGCTCGACACCATGCGCGTGCCCTCCTCGGACGAGGAAATCGACATCCGCGTCCGCCTGCCCGCCGAGGACCGCGTTCTGTCTACCCTGGATGAACTCAAGGTGCGCACCGATGACGGCCTCGTGCCGCTGTCGAACTTCATCACCCGTCAGCCGGTGCCGAAACTGGCCCAGATCGACCGCGTCGACCAGACCCGCTATTTCGACGTCAAGGCCGCCGTGGTGGACGGGCTCACCGTCACCACCACCGGCGAAAACGGCGAGGAAACCCAAGCGCCCCTCACCGCCAACGAACGCATCGAAACTCTTACCGCATGGCTCGAAAGCGCCGACATGCCGCGCAGCGTCTCCTACGAATGGACCGGCGACGCCGAGGACCAGGAAGAATCCGGCGCCTTCCTGCAACAGGCCTTCCTGGGCGCCCTGGGCCTGATGTTCATCATCCTGCTGGCGCAGTTCAACTCGGTCTACAACGCCGTGCTGGTGCTTCTCGCGGTGATCCTGTCCACCACCGGCGTGCTGATCGGGATGCTGGTGATGAATCAGCCGTTCTCCATCATCATGACCGGCACCGGCATCGTGGCGCTGGCGGGCATCGTGGTGAACAACAACATCGTGCTGATCGACACCTACCAGGAATATTCCCGCTACATGCCCCGGATCGAGGCGATCACCCGCACGGCCGAGGCGCGCATCCGCCCGGTCCTGCTGACCACGATCACCACCATGGCGGGCCTCGCGCCGATGATGTTCGGCCTCAGCCTCGATTTCTTCGCCGGCGGCTACACCTTCAACAGCCCCACCGCGCTGTGGTGGAAACAGCTGGCCACCGCGGTCGTCTTCGGCCTGGGCATCGCCACGGTACTGACGCTGGTCTTCACGCCTTCGATGCTGGCGCTGCGCATCTGGGCCACGACCTACGTGCTCTGGGGCGCCCAGCTGCTGGCCAAGCTCTCTTTCGGCCGCTCCAGCCGCGCCGCCCGCGACTGGGCCCTCTCGCGCCAGGCCGCCCGCGTCCGCGCGCCCGAGATCATCTGGACCGAAGGCATCCCCGATATCGCCGCCTACGAGGACGACACCACCCAGCCCGAACTCGCCCTCGACGACGTCAAGGGCGTGCTGGCCGACCGCAAGGCGGCGCAGTCCGACTCGGACGACGACGACGACACACCGCCCAAGGACAAATCCCTCCGCGCCGCCGAGTAA
- a CDS encoding TspO/MBR family protein — MHKVKAIFALVAAILFAMSPVYISGFNGFSAGQFPIPQDTPPVQPAGYAFSIWGLIYIWLLAGALFGLINRYDDPAWDAMRWPYIVSLVLGSAWIPVANISPAWATALIWLMWGTAALALIRAGTRDRIWLRTPIALYTGWLTAASCVALGLLLAGYGVLSQPTAALLMIALALALSAAMLALRPDTPEFAAAVVWALVGIAVTNADPVNWPVLALSGAGVVALALLVLRGRPDRLS; from the coding sequence ATGCACAAGGTCAAGGCAATCTTCGCGTTGGTGGCCGCCATTCTCTTCGCCATGTCTCCGGTCTACATCAGCGGGTTCAACGGCTTCAGCGCCGGGCAGTTCCCGATCCCCCAGGACACCCCCCCGGTTCAGCCTGCCGGCTATGCCTTCTCCATCTGGGGGCTGATCTACATCTGGCTTCTGGCAGGGGCGCTGTTCGGATTGATCAACCGCTACGACGACCCGGCCTGGGACGCGATGCGTTGGCCCTACATCGTCAGCCTCGTCCTCGGCTCGGCCTGGATCCCGGTGGCCAATATCAGCCCCGCCTGGGCCACGGCGCTGATCTGGCTGATGTGGGGCACCGCTGCGCTGGCGCTCATCCGGGCGGGCACGCGCGACAGGATCTGGCTGCGCACGCCGATCGCGCTCTATACCGGCTGGCTGACCGCCGCGTCCTGCGTGGCGCTCGGCCTCCTGCTGGCGGGCTACGGGGTCCTGTCCCAACCGACGGCGGCCCTGCTGATGATCGCGCTGGCGCTGGCCCTGTCGGCGGCAATGCTGGCCCTGCGTCCCGACACGCCGGAATTCGCCGCCGCGGTCGTCTGGGCGCTGGTCGGCATCGCCGTCACCAACGCCGATCCCGTCAACTGGCCGGTGCTCGCGCTCAGCGGCGCGGGGGTGGTCGCCCTCGCGCTCCTCGTGCTGCGCGGCCGGCCCGACCGCCTCAGCTAG